One window from the genome of Dyadobacter sp. CECT 9275 encodes:
- a CDS encoding glycosyltransferase family protein, translating into MKISGFTIIRNAIQNDYPIVEAIESILPVVDEMLVSVGKSDDDTLGLIRSIPSPKIRIVESEWDMTLREGGKVLAVETDKALKQVATDSDWAFYIQGDEVLHEKYHAVIRDSCEKYVGDQRVEGLLFDYVHFYGTYDYYGDSRKWYRREIRIVRNEAGLSQRKIAAYRDAQGFRKGTEKLNVKHSGAAIYHYGWVKSPVQMKTKMKNVSRFWKDDEEWERVLKSEDFFDYSAFDSLKLFTGTHPAVMKRRIASQNWKVDLDLSKKKFKLKDALLYWFEKKTGRRLFEFRNYRFI; encoded by the coding sequence TTGAAAATTTCAGGATTTACCATCATCCGCAACGCCATTCAGAACGACTACCCGATTGTGGAAGCAATTGAATCCATTCTGCCTGTGGTTGACGAGATGTTAGTGAGTGTGGGTAAAAGTGATGATGATACACTGGGGTTAATCCGGAGTATTCCTTCGCCCAAGATCCGGATCGTAGAATCGGAGTGGGATATGACCTTACGGGAAGGGGGAAAGGTACTCGCCGTGGAAACCGACAAAGCATTGAAGCAGGTAGCTACGGATTCCGACTGGGCGTTTTATATTCAGGGAGATGAGGTTTTACATGAGAAATATCATGCGGTCATCAGAGATTCCTGTGAAAAATACGTCGGGGATCAACGGGTAGAAGGTTTGCTGTTTGATTATGTTCACTTTTACGGAACCTATGATTATTATGGCGACAGCCGTAAATGGTACCGTCGGGAGATCAGGATAGTGAGGAATGAAGCCGGATTGTCGCAGCGCAAAATAGCTGCGTACCGCGATGCCCAGGGATTCAGAAAGGGTACTGAAAAGTTGAATGTAAAACATTCGGGAGCGGCAATCTATCATTATGGCTGGGTGAAAAGCCCGGTGCAGATGAAAACGAAGATGAAGAATGTCAGCCGCTTCTGGAAAGACGACGAAGAGTGGGAAAGAGTATTGAAATCCGAAGACTTTTTTGATTACAGTGCTTTTGATTCTCTTAAATTATTCACTGGTACTCATCCTGCTGTGATGAAACGGCGCATCGCTTCGCAAAACTGGAAAGTGGACCTGGATCTTAGCAAGAAGAAGTTCAAGCTGAAAGATGCGCTGTTATACTGGTTTGAAAAGAAAACCGGCAGGAGGCTTTTTGAATTTCGGAATTATAGATTTATTTAA
- a CDS encoding IMPACT family protein, whose translation MLFDDSYQTIAQPSEGFFKDKGSKFIAYAFPIRTEDDAKEYLIQVRELHPKAVHHCYAYRLGLDRMSYRMSDDGEPSGTAGRPILNMLYSQNVTNLLVIVVRYFGGTLLGVPGLINAYKTATEDALAAVEKVTRFLFQVYELNFAYIQLNDVMRIVKEMELPVLEQNFEMQCRMKVEVRTILTERFIARCEKVEGLTVKNV comes from the coding sequence GTGTTATTTGACGACAGTTATCAGACCATTGCCCAACCCTCCGAAGGATTTTTTAAGGATAAGGGGAGCAAATTTATAGCGTATGCCTTCCCGATCCGAACGGAAGATGACGCGAAGGAATATCTTATTCAGGTCAGGGAACTGCATCCCAAAGCGGTGCATCATTGTTATGCCTACCGCCTGGGGTTGGACAGGATGAGCTATCGCATGTCGGACGACGGCGAGCCCTCGGGTACTGCAGGAAGGCCCATCCTGAATATGCTTTACTCTCAGAATGTCACCAACCTGCTGGTGATTGTGGTCCGCTATTTCGGAGGCACGTTGCTGGGTGTTCCAGGGTTGATCAATGCATACAAAACGGCTACCGAAGACGCCCTGGCAGCCGTTGAAAAAGTAACCCGTTTTTTGTTCCAGGTATATGAGCTGAACTTCGCCTATATTCAGCTGAACGACGTCATGCGCATTGTCAAGGAAATGGAACTGCCGGTTCTGGAACAAAACTTTGAAATGCAGTGCCGGATGAAAGTAGAAGTCCGAACCATCCTGACGGAACGTTTTATTGCCCGTTGTGAAAAGGTGGAAGGGCTTACAGTGAAAAATGTCTGA
- a CDS encoding TolC family protein, which yields MKNHIQYLKTKVLWLVILAIVPILSKAQNQQLSLQEAIEKARVYNRDLRIDSLNIAKSARETAITKGLLLPSISATGQFQRYFQRPVFFGLNSTSNSEGISYSRFGGQEITGAQVTLAQPLYNAGAKHEIQRRRLLEKQSRLFHQEREVDVVARVRQNYVQLLVLNERLKLQKESISRNQKALADSRSLLAQGRALRVDTLRAYTSVRNLEPDVLRLTYALQISQQQLSILIGNSPETQYNLTDSLRFNAADSLPTESGTFRTSLVHRPDFQILNLNKDINDKQIELYKSARLPVVSFVSQYQIQTQTNGLRYDQAGYPPVFYAGIQFAIPLFSGMQHVNKIAMGKIERQQSDLIYENAQEQLKTEVKQVLASLYETSQRIKTQQNVSETAELSYSITKYRYEKGVASRLELTDAEFALTTAKSNYLEAVFDYLSAKIELDRTMGKAEN from the coding sequence ATGAAAAATCATATTCAGTATTTAAAAACAAAGGTATTATGGCTGGTCATTCTTGCCATTGTACCAATCCTGTCCAAAGCTCAGAACCAGCAACTCTCCTTACAGGAAGCCATCGAAAAAGCCCGGGTTTACAACCGTGATTTACGCATCGATTCCCTGAACATTGCTAAGTCCGCGCGGGAAACAGCCATTACCAAAGGATTGTTATTACCCAGTATCAGCGCAACAGGCCAGTTTCAGCGGTATTTTCAGAGACCCGTTTTCTTTGGACTTAACAGTACCTCCAATTCCGAAGGAATCAGTTACAGCCGCTTTGGCGGGCAGGAAATCACGGGTGCACAGGTTACTTTGGCCCAGCCTTTATACAATGCCGGTGCCAAACATGAAATCCAGAGGAGGCGCCTGCTGGAAAAACAAAGCCGGTTGTTTCATCAGGAAAGGGAAGTGGACGTGGTGGCACGCGTACGGCAGAATTATGTACAGCTACTGGTACTGAACGAGCGGCTTAAACTCCAGAAAGAAAGCATAAGCCGTAACCAAAAAGCACTTGCAGATTCACGCTCGCTGCTGGCACAGGGGCGTGCCCTGCGGGTAGATACCCTGCGTGCCTATACCTCCGTCAGGAACCTCGAGCCGGACGTTTTACGCCTCACCTACGCCCTTCAGATCAGCCAGCAGCAACTGAGCATTCTCATCGGAAATAGTCCCGAAACGCAGTATAATTTAACGGATTCTCTCCGGTTTAATGCTGCCGACTCCCTTCCCACAGAGAGCGGAACATTCAGAACATCCCTGGTACACCGGCCGGATTTCCAGATCCTGAATTTGAATAAAGATATCAACGATAAACAAATTGAACTGTACAAATCAGCCCGTTTGCCGGTTGTCAGTTTCGTAAGCCAGTATCAGATACAAACTCAAACCAATGGGTTAAGGTATGACCAGGCCGGATACCCGCCGGTTTTTTATGCAGGTATTCAGTTTGCGATTCCACTCTTCAGCGGAATGCAGCACGTCAATAAAATTGCAATGGGAAAAATAGAGAGACAGCAAAGCGACCTGATCTATGAAAACGCCCAGGAACAGTTAAAAACGGAAGTAAAGCAGGTACTGGCAAGTTTGTACGAAACTTCACAAAGGATTAAAACACAGCAAAATGTTTCGGAAACAGCCGAACTGAGTTATTCCATCACCAAGTACCGGTACGAAAAAGGGGTAGCTTCCCGCCTTGAACTGACGGACGCCGAATTTGCCCTGACCACCGCAAAATCCAATTATCTGGAAGCGGTATTTGACTACCTGTCGGCAAAAATTGAACTTGACCGTACCATGGGGAAGGCTGAGAATTAG
- the corA gene encoding magnesium/cobalt transporter CorA, which yields MVRIFYKEGRQIRRENDIRELGNVKNLLWVDLQSPSAEEEEWVENKCEISFQTPQEIVEIESSSRFFEQNDTINANSNFLRIERDGYETYPVSFILHKNVLFTYRRGDSNTFADTVKKMKVSPDTFQTGVDFMLMLLETRIEADADSLEAISRDISAISKDLSHEQKARQEVLIRISGLQEITMMLRETSIDKQRVLSGILRSQYFPEDRKEHLRIILKDISSLLEYTTFNFERLEYLQNTFMGLINLEQSQVIKIFTVVTIIFMPPTLIAGIFGMNYDHIPTTGHVWGFWASLILMIASSLIVLWFFRRKKWI from the coding sequence ATGGTACGTATTTTTTACAAGGAAGGGCGGCAGATCAGAAGAGAAAATGATATCCGCGAACTGGGAAATGTTAAAAATCTGCTTTGGGTAGACTTGCAGTCGCCTTCGGCGGAAGAAGAGGAATGGGTTGAAAACAAATGTGAAATAAGTTTCCAGACACCTCAGGAAATCGTTGAAATTGAAAGCAGTTCGAGGTTTTTTGAACAGAACGATACCATCAACGCCAACTCCAACTTTTTAAGGATCGAGCGCGATGGTTATGAAACCTATCCGGTTTCGTTCATTTTACACAAAAATGTACTATTCACCTACCGCCGGGGAGATTCCAACACTTTTGCGGATACGGTCAAAAAAATGAAGGTTAGCCCGGATACCTTTCAAACCGGGGTAGACTTTATGCTCATGCTGCTGGAAACGCGCATTGAGGCAGATGCCGATTCGCTGGAAGCTATTTCCAGGGATATCTCCGCGATCAGCAAGGACCTGTCCCACGAACAGAAAGCACGGCAGGAAGTACTGATTCGCATCAGCGGCCTGCAGGAAATTACGATGATGCTGCGCGAAACCAGCATTGACAAGCAGCGCGTTCTTTCGGGTATCCTGAGAAGCCAGTATTTCCCGGAAGACCGGAAAGAACATTTGCGGATCATATTAAAAGACATCAGTTCGCTGCTGGAATATACCACTTTCAATTTTGAGCGGCTGGAATATCTCCAGAATACCTTCATGGGTCTGATTAATCTGGAACAGAGCCAGGTGATCAAAATCTTCACCGTGGTGACGATCATCTTTATGCCTCCCACGCTTATTGCAGGTATATTCGGAATGAATTACGATCACATCCCTACCACGGGACATGTCTGGGGATTTTGGGCTTCCCTTATCCTGATGATCGCTTCGTCCCTGATTGTGTTATGGTTTTTCAGAAGGAAGAAATGGATTTAA
- a CDS encoding ribonucleoside-diphosphate reductase small subunit, with translation MSQEITKPGIAPEPLLVEDPLRFVLFPIKHNDIWEMYKRHEASFWTAEEIDLSQDQKDWENLNDGERHFISHVLAFFAASDGIVNENLAVNFLSEVQYAEAKCFYGFQIAMENIHSETYSLLIDTYIKDPTEKDHLLRAIDTIPCVQKKAEWALKWINSPVFAERIIAFAAVEGIFFSGSFCSIFWLKKRGLMPGLSFSNELISRDEGLHCEFACLLYTQHIVNQLPPERVIEIMLDAVRIEQEFVTDALPVSLIGMNAELMNQYIEYIADFWLERLGCPKQFGSANPFDFMELISLPGKTNFFEKRVGEYQKAGVMSGVKDKESGGHKISFEEDF, from the coding sequence ATGTCACAAGAAATTACGAAACCGGGGATAGCACCTGAGCCCCTGTTGGTTGAAGATCCTTTGCGTTTTGTTTTATTCCCTATCAAACACAACGATATATGGGAGATGTACAAAAGACATGAAGCCTCATTTTGGACGGCCGAAGAAATTGACCTCTCGCAGGACCAGAAAGACTGGGAAAACCTCAACGATGGAGAACGTCATTTTATATCGCACGTACTGGCATTCTTTGCAGCCTCAGACGGTATCGTAAATGAAAACCTGGCCGTCAACTTCCTAAGTGAAGTACAATACGCCGAAGCCAAATGTTTTTACGGCTTTCAGATTGCAATGGAAAATATCCATTCCGAAACGTATTCCCTGCTAATTGATACTTACATTAAGGACCCCACAGAAAAAGACCATTTGCTGCGGGCCATTGATACCATACCCTGCGTACAGAAAAAAGCAGAGTGGGCTTTAAAATGGATTAACAGTCCGGTTTTCGCTGAACGAATTATTGCTTTTGCTGCCGTGGAAGGCATTTTCTTTTCAGGCTCTTTCTGTTCCATATTCTGGCTGAAAAAACGCGGTTTAATGCCAGGCCTATCCTTCTCTAACGAGCTCATATCCAGAGATGAAGGCTTGCATTGCGAGTTTGCATGTTTATTATATACCCAGCATATCGTCAACCAGCTACCGCCCGAACGCGTGATTGAGATCATGCTGGATGCCGTGAGAATAGAGCAGGAGTTTGTGACGGATGCATTGCCCGTTTCACTTATCGGGATGAATGCGGAGCTCATGAACCAGTACATTGAGTACATAGCCGATTTCTGGCTTGAACGCCTGGGCTGTCCCAAGCAGTTTGGCTCTGCCAACCCATTTGACTTTATGGAGCTGATATCCCTTCCGGGAAAAACCAATTTCTTTGAAAAACGGGTGGGCGAATATCAGAAAGCCGGCGTGATGAGCGGCGTGAAGGACAAGGAATCGGGAGGCCACAAGATATCTTTTGAAGAAGATTTCTGA
- a CDS encoding regulatory protein RecX yields MDRLILQKAASYCAYQERTQDEVRQRLKKWNVWGEEADELIAELISLNYLSEERFAKTYAGGKHRIKHWGKMKIRQELHRRGLSEYSIEKGMAEIESGTYLLGLQELLVKKRDSLTDKETDPFRLKQKLARFALGKGYEAELVWKVIDEMTGRAK; encoded by the coding sequence ATGGACCGTCTTATTCTTCAAAAAGCAGCATCGTATTGTGCTTATCAGGAGCGGACGCAGGATGAAGTACGTCAGCGGCTTAAAAAATGGAACGTATGGGGGGAGGAAGCCGATGAGCTTATTGCAGAACTTATATCCCTGAACTATCTCAGTGAGGAAAGGTTTGCCAAAACTTACGCTGGCGGGAAGCACCGGATAAAGCACTGGGGGAAGATGAAGATCAGGCAGGAGTTGCACCGGCGAGGGCTCAGCGAGTATAGCATTGAAAAAGGGATGGCAGAAATTGAATCAGGGACCTATCTGCTGGGGCTGCAGGAGCTTTTGGTTAAAAAGAGAGACTCCTTAACCGATAAGGAAACGGATCCTTTCAGACTCAAACAGAAACTGGCTCGGTTTGCTTTGGGGAAGGGTTACGAGGCGGAACTGGTATGGAAAGTTATTGACGAAATGACAGGCCGGGCAAAATAA
- a CDS encoding efflux RND transporter permease subunit: protein MSSISQVSISRPVLAGVMSVLLILFGIVGYTFLGTREYPVTDSPIVMVTTVYPGASADIIASQVTKPLEEAIAEANGIRSVSSTSREQVSIITVEFELNADLEAAANDVRDKVSKSRQQLPTDIEPTIVEKAGPADFLVFLTVQSKTKSLEDVTDFVNINVKEKLQSISGVRLVDSYAGRKRAMRLRMDPVKLAAYGLTPLDIQNALQRENVDLPSGRIEGENTEVTLRTQGRLVTEDDFNNMILRENGGAIVRFKDVGQAIMSSQNERTAMIIYNKKTADYGVGTGVSPQRGANSLAIVDEFKKRFEEIKRSAPKEYEIALGKDFTVPVRNSLSEVEETLLLAFGLVSLIIFIFLRDWRSTIIPLVAIPVSIVSAFFIMYIAGFSINVLTLLGLVLAIGLVVDDAIIVLENIYSKVETGMSPVMAARQGSAEIYFAVISTTITLVAVFLPILFLGGLTGRLFKEFAIVVAGSVTISAFVALTLTPMMSAYLLKSGTSNNWLYKKTEPYFVKLNDAYGRSLAAFMKVRWVGFVLLAISFGIAYWLAPKLPSELAPLEDRSMIGLAVIAPEGTSYESMEQSMKEIGNYVSDSIPDLNAERTYTAIAAAGGTLAQPVNGGFQWIFLNEPKDRKSGLTQQQIFMKLVAASQKFRNVLIIPVQTPTIGGYGNTQPVQYVIQAPGLKELIDVMPKLMAQVSGNKKLIFADADFKINRPEISISIDRQRAAQLGISTQAIGQTLQLALSSRRYGYFIHNDRQYEVIGQLDREDRSAPYDLRSLYLKSRSGEMVSLDNLTKLDEGISPPAIYRYNQSYSATISATPAAGTSLGEAIKELDKITAKELPKGFSTTLAGQSRDYSESSDSLIFAFIFAIVLIYLVLAAQFESLVDPFIILLTVPMALTGALLSLWFTEQTINIFSQIGIIMLIGLITKNGILIVEFANQSKEEGNNSIEAAILAAASRFRPILMTTLAMIFGTLPIALSLGTSSGSRQSLGIVVVGGLIFAGILTLYVIPAIYSYFSRPVKARHTTNHQPAEELALQ, encoded by the coding sequence ATGAGTTCTATTTCACAAGTGAGCATTTCCCGGCCGGTACTGGCCGGGGTAATGTCAGTACTGCTTATCCTTTTCGGGATTGTTGGTTATACCTTTTTAGGAACCCGGGAATATCCCGTCACCGACTCGCCCATTGTGATGGTAACCACCGTTTACCCGGGAGCAAGTGCCGACATCATTGCCTCCCAGGTCACCAAACCCTTGGAGGAAGCCATAGCAGAAGCCAACGGAATCCGCTCCGTTTCCTCAACATCCAGGGAACAGGTGAGTATCATCACCGTAGAATTCGAATTAAATGCAGACCTGGAAGCAGCCGCAAATGACGTCCGCGATAAAGTTTCCAAATCGCGCCAGCAGCTACCGACAGACATAGAGCCAACCATTGTTGAAAAGGCCGGCCCTGCGGATTTCCTCGTATTCCTGACCGTCCAGAGCAAAACCAAAAGCCTGGAAGATGTTACCGATTTTGTTAATATCAATGTGAAGGAAAAACTTCAGTCCATTTCAGGTGTACGACTGGTTGACTCTTACGCCGGAAGAAAACGTGCCATGCGCTTGAGAATGGATCCTGTAAAACTGGCCGCTTACGGATTGACCCCGCTTGATATTCAGAATGCCCTGCAGCGTGAAAATGTGGACCTGCCCAGCGGACGTATTGAAGGAGAAAATACGGAGGTTACCCTGCGTACACAAGGCCGCCTGGTCACAGAGGACGACTTCAACAACATGATCCTCAGGGAAAACGGTGGTGCCATTGTCCGTTTCAAAGATGTTGGCCAAGCCATCATGTCTTCCCAGAATGAAAGGACCGCCATGATCATCTACAACAAAAAGACTGCGGATTACGGGGTTGGTACCGGAGTGAGCCCTCAGCGTGGCGCAAATTCGCTGGCTATTGTTGACGAGTTTAAAAAACGGTTTGAAGAAATCAAGCGGTCCGCTCCAAAAGAATACGAAATTGCGCTGGGCAAAGACTTTACCGTTCCGGTAAGAAACTCATTGTCAGAAGTGGAGGAAACATTATTGCTCGCATTTGGGCTGGTATCCCTGATCATCTTCATCTTCCTGCGCGACTGGCGCAGCACCATTATTCCGCTGGTTGCCATCCCAGTCTCCATTGTCTCTGCATTTTTCATCATGTACATCGCCGGTTTCTCGATCAACGTGCTCACTCTACTCGGCCTGGTGCTGGCCATTGGATTGGTGGTGGATGATGCCATCATCGTTCTGGAAAATATATACAGCAAAGTAGAAACGGGGATGTCACCCGTGATGGCTGCACGACAGGGTTCCGCAGAGATCTATTTCGCTGTAATTTCAACAACCATCACATTGGTGGCGGTGTTTCTTCCCATTCTGTTTCTGGGCGGTTTAACAGGCAGGTTATTTAAAGAATTTGCCATTGTGGTTGCAGGCTCGGTTACCATTTCGGCCTTTGTTGCGCTCACACTGACGCCTATGATGAGCGCCTATCTGTTGAAATCAGGCACTTCAAATAATTGGCTGTATAAAAAGACAGAACCCTATTTTGTAAAACTGAATGATGCATACGGACGGTCCCTGGCAGCTTTTATGAAAGTACGCTGGGTGGGATTCGTCCTGCTGGCCATTTCATTTGGCATAGCTTACTGGCTGGCTCCGAAACTTCCGTCTGAACTGGCACCGCTGGAAGACCGCTCCATGATCGGCCTTGCCGTAATAGCTCCCGAGGGAACGTCGTATGAAAGCATGGAACAAAGCATGAAGGAGATAGGCAATTATGTGAGCGATTCCATCCCTGATTTAAATGCCGAACGGACTTACACGGCCATTGCAGCAGCAGGCGGAACATTGGCGCAGCCTGTAAATGGCGGTTTCCAATGGATATTCCTGAATGAGCCAAAAGATCGTAAAAGCGGACTGACACAACAGCAGATCTTCATGAAACTCGTTGCTGCTTCGCAGAAATTCAGGAACGTGCTGATCATCCCCGTCCAAACCCCAACCATTGGCGGGTACGGGAATACCCAGCCAGTGCAGTATGTGATCCAGGCACCGGGGCTGAAAGAATTGATTGACGTTATGCCAAAACTCATGGCGCAGGTGAGCGGCAACAAAAAACTCATTTTTGCTGATGCAGATTTTAAGATCAACCGCCCGGAAATCAGTATTTCTATTGACCGCCAGCGTGCCGCACAGCTTGGGATTTCTACCCAGGCCATCGGGCAAACGCTTCAGCTTGCACTCAGCAGCCGGAGGTATGGGTATTTTATCCATAATGATCGTCAGTATGAAGTGATCGGGCAGCTGGACCGGGAAGACCGTTCGGCACCTTATGATCTCAGATCGCTGTATCTTAAATCAAGAAGCGGTGAAATGGTATCACTGGATAACCTCACCAAACTCGATGAGGGTATCAGCCCTCCGGCTATCTATCGTTACAACCAGTCATACAGTGCGACGATATCGGCTACGCCCGCGGCAGGTACCAGCCTCGGGGAGGCCATTAAAGAACTGGACAAAATTACCGCAAAGGAACTGCCGAAGGGTTTCAGTACCACCTTGGCCGGCCAGAGCCGTGATTATTCGGAAAGCAGTGACAGCCTTATCTTCGCTTTCATTTTTGCGATTGTATTGATTTACCTTGTCCTTGCAGCCCAGTTCGAAAGCCTGGTAGATCCTTTCATTATCCTGCTCACCGTCCCCATGGCTTTGACCGGCGCACTTTTAAGTCTTTGGTTCACGGAGCAGACCATCAATATTTTCAGCCAGATCGGCATCATCATGCTCATTGGGCTCATCACAAAAAATGGTATCCTGATCGTGGAATTCGCAAACCAAAGCAAGGAAGAAGGAAATAACAGCATCGAAGCCGCGATCCTCGCAGCCGCATCCAGGTTTCGCCCGATCCTGATGACTACACTCGCGATGATCTTCGGAACCTTGCCTATTGCTTTGTCTCTGGGAACTTCATCGGGCAGCCGCCAGTCACTTGGAATCGTAGTAGTCGGCGGATTGATATTCGCAGGTATTTTGACGCTGTACGTAATCCCGGCCATTTATTCTTACTTCTCAAGACCTGTAAAGGCACGTCACACCACCAATCACCAACCGGCTGAAGAGCTGGCACTTCAATAG
- a CDS encoding MFS transporter, with the protein MQNSTSKGIFTTQFWLLGLSSFLFSSSFNMLIPELPSYLTNMGGAEYKGFIIGLFTLTAGLSRPFSGRLTDRIGRVPVMAFGSLVCFICGFLYPVFTTVMPFLLLRLVHGFSTGFKPTGTSAYVADIVPANRRGEALGIHGMCMGLGSAFGPAVGSMISNWFSLNVLFYTSSVFALLSILILVNMKETLAKKQAFSLDAFKITPRDIFEPDVYKPALITFVIYFGFGAVSTLTPDFSRFLGLSNRGIYFMVFTIFSILVRLFAGRISDRRGRIPVTVVGCVVLIVSMVVTGYAHNVTTFLTGAAFFGISMGILSPVLSAWTVDQSGDHNRGRSLATMFITLEAGIGIGAVLSASLFANRYENFPLVFNVMAGFALLGLVFALYFYYHKRKEARVI; encoded by the coding sequence ATGCAAAATAGTACTTCCAAAGGAATTTTTACTACACAATTCTGGCTGCTCGGGTTAAGTTCGTTTTTGTTTTCTTCGAGTTTTAATATGTTGATTCCTGAGCTTCCATCCTATCTGACAAACATGGGAGGGGCTGAATACAAAGGATTTATTATTGGCCTTTTTACTTTGACGGCCGGTTTGTCGAGACCTTTCAGCGGCAGGCTTACCGACCGTATCGGGCGGGTCCCCGTCATGGCCTTCGGATCGTTGGTTTGCTTTATCTGCGGATTTCTTTATCCTGTTTTCACCACCGTCATGCCGTTTCTACTCTTGAGACTCGTGCACGGTTTCTCCACCGGTTTTAAACCCACGGGTACCTCGGCTTATGTGGCAGATATCGTACCGGCCAACCGAAGGGGAGAAGCTTTGGGGATTCATGGGATGTGTATGGGGTTGGGTTCGGCGTTCGGGCCGGCTGTCGGAAGTATGATCAGTAACTGGTTTTCGCTTAATGTATTGTTTTATACCTCGTCGGTTTTTGCCTTGTTATCTATTTTGATCCTCGTTAACATGAAAGAAACACTGGCGAAAAAACAGGCGTTTTCACTGGATGCTTTTAAAATTACCCCGCGTGATATTTTTGAACCCGACGTATACAAACCGGCACTGATCACCTTCGTAATTTATTTCGGCTTTGGAGCGGTGTCAACGCTCACTCCTGATTTCAGCAGGTTTCTGGGATTGTCCAACCGCGGGATTTACTTTATGGTATTTACCATCTTTTCCATTCTGGTCCGGTTGTTCGCCGGAAGAATTTCCGACCGGCGGGGCAGAATTCCGGTTACGGTAGTGGGTTGTGTGGTACTGATTGTATCGATGGTCGTTACAGGATATGCGCACAATGTCACGACGTTTCTGACGGGCGCAGCTTTCTTTGGGATCAGTATGGGGATTTTATCGCCTGTCCTTTCTGCCTGGACGGTAGACCAGAGCGGAGACCATAACCGTGGACGGTCTCTGGCCACCATGTTTATTACACTGGAAGCGGGCATAGGAATAGGCGCGGTTTTGTCGGCATCGCTCTTTGCCAACCGTTACGAGAATTTCCCGCTGGTATTTAATGTCATGGCTGGCTTTGCCTTGCTTGGACTGGTGTTTGCGCTGTATTTTTATTATCACAAAAGAAAGGAGGCGCGTGTTATTTGA
- a CDS encoding FkbM family methyltransferase yields MLDYLKKSFARKKARRQFQEYSHTVSKFILKEEGEIAFANWNNPLVTPKVISQEEVNFFKKFIPKGALCIDIGTNIGDTTVPMALAAGKTGTTIGFDPNPHVYKILEENVKLNRDKTNIAPFPYAITKDEGEFYYHSSEASFGNGGISNEIVSDQGAFQLPQKITGINLEKFLEKNYRALLPKLSFIKVDVEGADKEVIGSIGNLLTKYKPVLVAECFTRATSEERAELYNIVADLDYTLYYFSDFDENAEIIKLEGPKDMNRWKTFNFYAIANAE; encoded by the coding sequence ATGCTCGACTATCTGAAAAAATCATTTGCCAGGAAAAAGGCCCGTCGTCAGTTTCAAGAATATTCGCATACGGTCAGTAAATTTATCCTGAAAGAAGAAGGCGAAATCGCCTTCGCCAACTGGAACAATCCATTGGTAACGCCCAAAGTTATATCACAGGAAGAAGTCAATTTCTTTAAAAAATTCATTCCCAAAGGCGCACTTTGTATTGACATCGGTACCAATATAGGAGATACTACGGTGCCCATGGCCCTGGCAGCAGGTAAAACCGGAACAACAATAGGTTTTGACCCCAATCCACATGTTTACAAAATTCTGGAAGAGAATGTGAAACTCAATCGGGATAAAACCAATATAGCCCCATTTCCTTACGCCATCACCAAGGATGAAGGAGAATTCTATTATCATTCGTCAGAGGCATCTTTCGGTAATGGTGGAATTTCCAACGAAATCGTTTCCGACCAGGGAGCGTTTCAGTTACCACAGAAGATTACGGGGATTAATCTTGAAAAATTCCTTGAAAAAAATTACCGGGCGCTATTGCCCAAGCTTTCATTTATCAAAGTGGATGTGGAAGGCGCAGACAAGGAGGTAATTGGCTCCATAGGTAATTTGCTGACGAAATATAAGCCTGTGCTGGTGGCTGAGTGTTTTACAAGAGCCACTTCCGAAGAACGGGCGGAACTGTACAACATCGTGGCGGATCTGGATTATACGCTCTATTACTTTTCGGATTTCGACGAAAACGCAGAAATTATAAAGCTGGAAGGCCCGAAGGATATGAACAGATGGAAAACCTTTAATTTTTATGCCATCGCAAACGCAGAGTAA